One part of the Vicia villosa cultivar HV-30 ecotype Madison, WI unplaced genomic scaffold, Vvil1.0 ctg.000359F_1_1, whole genome shotgun sequence genome encodes these proteins:
- the LOC131627376 gene encoding uncharacterized protein LOC131627376, whose translation MAKVGKMRCKSRSRGQRETPYLLSCAKKKMKNVKSFSKEVEKKDWKGATCSVCMESPHNAILLLCSSYNKGCRPYMCATSRRYSNCFEQYKKAYTKATSVSSQQLTDYSTFDSSAGEHSANTKAPELLCPLCRRQVKGWTVVEAARKSLNAKKRSCMQDDCSFVGSYKELRKHVRSKHPYSRPREVDPVREEKWKRLECERERSDVISTILSSTPGAMVLGDYVLEPNDHAFYSDETDSDSDDEFREDDGDFFSMIGGTGSFLSNIRYNQGHGADSFGFRRAPIDSAALSGRGLHRIVLGSRRRGRHRMFARRGHIN comes from the coding sequence ATGGCTAAGGTTGGTAAGATGCGTTGCAAGTCCCGTTCTCGAGGTCAAAGGGAAACCCCATATCTTTTATcttgtgcaaaaaaaaaaatgaaaaatgttaaGAGCTTTTCTAaagaggttgaaaagaaagactgGAAAGGTGCTACCTGCTCAGTCTGTATGGAGAGTCCCCATAATGCTATCCTACTCCTCTGTTCATCGTATAACAAGGGCTGTCGCCCTTATATGTGTGCTACTAGTCGTCGCTATTCTAACTGTTTTGAACAGTATAAAAAGGCGTACACAAAAGCAACTTCTGTTAGTTCGCAGCAATTAACAGACTATTCGACTTTTGATTCTAGTGCTGGTGAACACAGTGCCAATACAAAAGCTCCCGAGCTTCTTTGTCCCCTTTGCCGCCGGCAGGTGAAAGGTTGGACCGTGGTTGAAGCAGCTCGGAAGTCTTTGAATGCCAAGAAAAGAAGCTGTATGCAAGATGACTGCTCTTTTGTGGGGAGTTACAAGGAGCTTAGGAAACATGTTAGATCTAAGCATCCATATTCGCGACCACGGGAAGTGGACCCTGTACGAGAAGAAAAATGGAAAAGACTCGAGTGTGAACGAGAACGGAGTGATGTGATCAGCACAATTTTGTCTTCAACACCAGGGGCTATGGTACTGGGGGATTATGTGCTCGAGCCAAATGATCATGCATTTTACAGCGATGAgactgattctgattctgatgatgaATTTCGGGAAGATGATGGTGATTTCTTCTCAATGATTGGCGGAACTGGCAGCTTTTTGTCAAACATCAGGTATAATCAGGGTCATGGTGCAGATTCTTTTGGTTTCCGTAGAGCACCTATAGATTCTGCTGCTTTGTCTGGACGGGGCCTCCACAGGATAGTGTTGGGCTCTAGAAGACGAGGGAGGCACAGGATGTTTGCAAGGAGAGGGCATATAAATTAA
- the LOC131627340 gene encoding uncharacterized protein LOC131627340, whose product MAMLLSSKEKKNTNENGVIIKYYVESVKNRCMKKTKANEYLRNEEMHGFEYDRRAQLLARSRYLRNPASETVLLPVIIQSKPKPKSKFISYQPVRICSCSASMETVPSLTIRGRNEFKEKKGDNQYEKRKFKEKYSPKILGKMNNLLKQLSCKEI is encoded by the exons ATGGCCATGTTATTATCATCGAAAGAGAAGAAAAACACCAACGAAAATGGTGTGATTATCAAATATTACGTCGAATCAGTGAAAAATCGTTGCATGAAGAAAACAAAGGCGAATGAATATCTTAGAAATGAAGAAATGCATGGGTTTGAATACGATCGTCGTGCTCAGCTTCTTGCTCGTTCTCGATATCTTCGAAATCCAGCGTCGGAAACGGTTTTGTTACCTGTTATTATTCAatcaaaacctaaacctaaaagcAAG TTTATATCTTATCAACCGGTTCGAATTTGTTCGTGCTCGGCTTCCATGGAGACTGTTCCGAGCTTGACTATCCGGGGCAGAAATGAATTCAAGGAGAAAAAAGGAGATAATCAATATGAGAAGAGAAAGTTCAAAGAGAAATACTCTCCCAAGATTTTG GGTAAAATGAACAACCTATTGAAGCAGCTGTCATGCAAAGAAATATAG